A genomic segment from Triticum dicoccoides isolate Atlit2015 ecotype Zavitan chromosome 1A, WEW_v2.0, whole genome shotgun sequence encodes:
- the LOC119291055 gene encoding uncharacterized protein LOC119291055 translates to MHWHDEGRTKDGLLRCPADGEAWKDFDARYPKFAEDSRNARLGVGSDGFNPFRLMSAEHSTWPVMLIPYNLPPWICMKQTSLILSMIIPGPSSPGNDIDVYLQPLVDELQQLWKGVDTFDSCTQEKFSLRAALLWTLNDFPALAYLYGWSTSGKYACPSCGPFTRSYWLKKSKKFCYMGHRRWLPQNHVFRRRKKEFDNTEEMELAPITMSGSSALRMLQGRVFVLGKKVIVAKKGKGKKKGKDSEKGTEGPEKQKRKRAPNKKSGNVARKPEKKPEDCFKKKSIFFDLEYWEHNKLRHNLDVMHIEKNVFENLIGTLLDIDSKTKDGLDARLDLGEIGIRSSLQPHEGDKGKTELPHAPFNMYKEKKEILCTVVKNCRTPDGCASNFSRCVNMKELTLTGLKSHDCHVILQDILPVALLHCYPSKDVMIIVVEVANFFKKLCSKVLDVFELDKLQESIVKTLCNMEKVFLPSFFTVMVHLMVHLVEEAKLGGPVHYRWMYPLERSFVWLKSLVRNRAYPEGSIAEGYTVEECLTFCSRFLEGTTRFTRTSRNPDPSDNTKGIYMFDSVGEPIGKAVTIGQLDDQLLVQAHRYVLRHSDELDDLRREFLDQERRKPGNLNLTDDDKEDLIGRHFADWLEQKVILDDGTDITEKIRALAAKPSKCGVRYSGYIINGFRFHTISHETGHVTQNSGVVNLAENGVSYYGRLSDIFELSYKDYKVVFFKCDWYDVHHKAGIIRDEFGFTHVNFSRKIHTGEKLEDEPFVFSSQVD, encoded by the exons ATGCATTGGCATGATGAGGGTCGTACAAAAGATGGATTGCTGCGATGTCCAGCTGATGGAGAGGCTTGGAAAGATTTTGATGCCAGATATCCTAAATTCGCTGAGGATTCCCGTAATGCGCGGCTAGGCGTTGGGTCTGATGGGTTTAATCCTTTCCGACTCATGAGTGCAGAACATAGTACTTGGCCAGTGATGCTTATTCCATACAACCTACCACCTTGGATCTGCATGAAGCAAACATCTCTAATTTTATCAATGATTATTCCTGGACCAAGTTCCcctggcaatgacattgatgtatatttgcagccgttggtggatgagcTGCAACAACTTTGGAAGGGTGTGGACACTTTTGACTCATGTACTCAGGAGAAATTTTCTCTTCGAGCTGCACTATTATGGACTTTGAACGATTTTCCAGCATTAGCTTACCTCTATGGGTGGAGCACGAGCGGTAAATATGCTTGCCCGTCTTGTGGTCCTTTCACAAGATCATATTGGCTAAAGAAGAGTAAGAAATTTTGTTATATGGGTCATCGCCGATGGCTACCACAGAATCATGTATTTCGGAGACGAAAGAAGGAGTTTGATAACACCGAAGAGATGGAACTTGCACCTATAACAATGAGTGGTAGCTCAGCTTTGAGAATGTTGCAGGGCAGAGTGTTTGTCTTAGGAAAAAAGGTTATTGTGGCAAAgaaagggaaagggaaaaagaagggcaaAGACAGTGAAAAAGGAACTGAAGGTCCTGAAAAACAGAAGCGTAAAAGAGCGCCTAACAAGAAATCAGGTAACGTCGCACGTAAACCTGAAAAGAAGCCTGAGGATTGTTTCAAAAAGAAGTCGATATTCTTTGATTTGGAATACTGGGAGCACAACAAGTTAAGGCACAATCTAGATGTAATGCATATTGAGAAAAATGTCTTCGAAAATTTAATTGGAACCTTACTGGATATTGATTCTAAAACAAAGGATGGCCTTGATGCACGACTTGACTTAGGAGAAATTGGAATTCGATCTAGCCTTCAACCTCATGAAGGTGATAAGGGTAAAACTGAATTGCCGCATGCACCTTTTAATATGTATAAAGAAAAGAAGGAGATTCTTTGTACAGTGGTTAAGAATTGTAGGACACCTGATGGTTGTGCATCAAACTTTTCGAGGTGTGTGAACATGAAAGAATTGACATTGACTGGCCTCAAAAGCCACGACTGCCATGTTATTCTACAAGACATCCTTCCTGTGGCACTTTTACACTGTTATCCCAGTAAAGATGTCATGATAATAGTTGTTGAGGTGGCTAATTTCTTCAAGAAGCTATGCTCCAAAGTGTTAGATGTTTTTGAGCTTGACAAACTGCAAGAGAGTATTGTGAAGACACTTTGTAATATGGAAAAGGTTTTTCTTCCATCGTTTTTTACTGTCATGGTACATTTAATGGTGCATTTAGTTGAAGAAGCTAAACTTGGTGGCCCGGTGCATTACAGGTGGATGTACCCTCTCGAGAG ATCATTTGTTTGGCTAAAGTCACTTGTGCGCAATAGAGCTTATCCTGAAGGTTCTATTGCTGAAGGATATACTGTTGAAGAATGCTTGACCTTTTGTTCAAGATTTCTAGAAGGAACCACACGTTTCACAAGAACATCTAGGAACCCTGATCCTTCAGATAATACAAAGGGCATATACATGTTTGATAGTGTTGGTGAGCCAATTGGAAAGGCTGTCACTATAGGCCAGTTGGACGATCAGCTTCTAGTTCAAGCACATCGATATGTCTTGCGACACTCTGATGAGCTTGATGATCTCCGTAG AGAATTTCTGGACCAAGAGAGGAGGAAACCGGGTAACTTAAATTTGACGGATGATGACAAGGAGGATTTGATTGGTAGACACTTTGCTGACTGGTTGGAACAAAAG GTTATACTAGATGATGGAACGGATATCACAGAAAAGATAAGGGCATTAGCCGCAAAACCAAGCAAATGCGGGGTGCGCTATAGTGGCTATATAATTAATGGTTTCAGGTTTCATACTATCAGTCACGAGACAGGACACGTGACACAAAATAGTGGTGTCGTGAACCTTGCTGAAAATGGCGTGTCCTATTATGGTCGGTTATCTGACATCTTCGAATTGTCATACAAAGATTACAAGGTGGTCTTCTTTAAATGTGATTGGTATGATGTTCATCACAAAGCTGGTATTATAAGAGATGAGTTTGGATTCACTCATGTGAACTTCTCCCGAAAAATACATACAGGGGAGAAGTTAGAGGATGAACCTTTTGTATTTTCTTCCCAAGTGGACTAG